The following are encoded in a window of Centroberyx gerrardi isolate f3 chromosome 1, fCenGer3.hap1.cur.20231027, whole genome shotgun sequence genomic DNA:
- the irx6a gene encoding Iroquois homeobox protein 6a — protein MVTKEAAMSFSQFGYPYNATSQFFVSANPSTTCCDSISRSVSDGTGGSQTAAAAAAAAASFCCPSYENRLLASSRTELNAALGMYSSPYAAAAAASQNYANYFPYSTDPSAIYSTLNPQYDIKDSTGTLHSGITQTAAYYPYDHSLGQYQYDRYGTVDFNGTARRKNATRETTSTLKTWLYEHRKNPYPTKGEKIMLAIITKMTLTQVSTWFANARRRLKKENKMTWSPKNKASDDRKDDLDKNSSDCKEEKDLRLSDLEDMEEDDCDKLDSDCEKVAPDEQDLQRAMALSGAPQKRDCGSELHLSLANSFHPFPCAIKSVATLPPLPSDFLDPVVSKPPSSTVPTGTVSLSHFEASDKPRIWSLARTAASGVILSPQHGSELRTGNSAGDCQLQSARLPGAPTGQCGGIRGLHESSSVTNAENPFQEGPLLHSKVYGTGSYSHKGLQLHCSSYPALPDTCQYSTIEGFSGGKAEAESSDLSEACGTVQDDKVTAFRPVMKR, from the exons TTTTTCGTGTCGGCAAACCCCAGTACGACTTGCTGCGATTCGATTTCCAGGTCGGTCTCTGACGGGACGGGCGGCTCCCAgaccgccgccgctgctgccgccgccgccgcctccttcTGCTGCCCGTCCTACGAGAACCGGCTCCTGGCGAGCAGCCGGACGGAGCTGAACGCGGCGCTGGGGATGTACAGCTCTCCCTACGCTGCAGCGGCCGCCGCCAGCCAGAACTACGCCAACTACTTCCCATACAGCACCGACCCGTCCGCTATCTACTCCACTCTG AATCCACAGTATGACATTAAGGACAGTACAGGCACTTTGCACTCTGGCATCACTCAAACTGCTGCATACTATCCTTACGACCATTCACTGGGCCAGTATCAATACGACAG ATATGGGACTGTAGACTTTAATGGCACCGCCAGAAGAAAGAATGCAACCCGGGAAACCACCAGCACCCTGAAAACATGGCTGTATGAGCACCGCAAGAACCCCTACCCCACCAAGGGCGAGAAGATCATGCTGGCCatcatcaccaaaatgaccCTCACCCAAGTGTCCACCTGGTTCGCCAACGCCAGGAGGAGGCTAAAGAAGGAGAACAAGATGACCTGGTCACCAAAGAATAAAGCCAGCGATGACAGGAAGGATGACCTCGACAAGA ATTCCAGTGATtgcaaggaggagaaggacttgCGTCTGAGTGACCTGGAGGACATGGAGGAGGACGACTGTGACAAGCTGGACAGTGACTGTGAGAAGGTGGCTCCGGATGAGCAGGACCTCCAGAGGGCCATGGCGCTGTCCGGGGCCCCTCAAAAGAGAGACTGTGGCTCCGAGCTGCACCTGAGCTTGGCCAACAGCTTCCACCCTTTCCCCTGCGCCATCAAGAGCGTGGCCACGctccctcctctgccctctgacTTCCTGGATCCCGTGGTGTCCAAGCCGCCCTCCTCGACCGTCCCCACGGGAACGGTGTCCCTGTCCCACTTCGAAGCGTCAGACAAGCCACGGATCTGGTCTCTGGCTCGCACGGCGGCCTCGGGGGTCATACTGAGCCCGCAGCACGGctctgagctgaggacaggcaaCTCGGCCGGGGACTGCCAGCTCCAGAGCGCCAGGCTCCCCGGGGCTCCCACTGGACAGTGCGGGGGCATAAGGGGCCTCCACGAATCTAGCAGCGTGACCAATGCTGAGAACCCCTTCCAGGAGGGCCCGCTCTTGCACTCGAAGGTCTATGGCACAGGCAGCTACAGCCACAAGGGCCTCCAACTGCACTGTTCCTCCTACCCTGCACTCCCAGACACGTGTCAGTACTCCACTATCGAAG GATTCTCCGGGGGCAAGGCCGAGGCAGAGTCGTCTGACCTCAGCGAAGCCTGCGGGACCGTACAGGATGACAAGGTCACTGCTTTCAGAccggtgatgaagaggtga